A region of Roseobacter litoralis Och 149 DNA encodes the following proteins:
- a CDS encoding MarR family winged helix-turn-helix transcriptional regulator, protein MTSSDFNLSEFLPYKLSVLSSRISKMLSKVYGAEYGLSTPEWRVLVHVARREKMSVREIHDSVYLEKPSVSRAVTKLEKAGLLAKSTCDADHRLVEIEVTAAGLDVFNGIVPAALSFENALMSTFSDAERDQLNTLMERLHDVLDTQPGATRRPQVDDEVSKTLPNGAG, encoded by the coding sequence ATGACCTCAAGTGATTTCAACCTGTCTGAGTTTCTGCCTTACAAACTGTCGGTGCTGTCATCGCGTATCTCCAAGATGCTCTCGAAGGTCTATGGCGCGGAATACGGTCTTTCGACGCCTGAATGGCGGGTTCTGGTCCATGTTGCGCGGCGCGAAAAGATGTCCGTTCGCGAAATTCACGACAGTGTCTATCTTGAAAAGCCGAGTGTCAGCCGCGCGGTAACCAAGCTGGAAAAGGCGGGGCTTCTGGCGAAATCCACTTGCGATGCCGACCACCGCCTTGTTGAGATCGAAGTGACCGCGGCGGGGCTGGATGTGTTCAACGGGATTGTTCCTGCGGCCCTGTCATTTGAAAACGCATTGATGAGCACATTTTCGGATGCGGAGCGGGATCAGCTGAATACCCTGATGGAGCGTTTGCATGATGTTCTCGATACACAACCGGGCGCGACACGCCGACCGCAGGTGGACGATGAAGTCTCAAAAACACTGCCGAACGGTGCAGGCTAG
- the hmgA gene encoding homogentisate 1,2-dioxygenase, which produces MKDADISRLVQANGGLTNPGYMPGFGNDFETEALPGALPQGMNSPQKCNYGLYGEQLSGTAFTDVRPERTWCYRIRPSVKHSHRYEKIDLPHFRSAPDIHPDVTSLGQYRWDPIPHTDEPLTWLTGMRTMTTAGDVNTQVGMASHVYLVTQSMQDAYFFSADSEMLVVPQEGRLRFATELGIIDLEPKEIAIIPRGLVYRVELLDGPARGFVCENYGQKFELPGRGPIGANCMANPRDFKAPVAAFEDREVPSTVTVKWCGQFHETKIGQSPLDVVAWHGNYAPYKYDLRNYCPVGAILFDHPDPSIFTVLTAPSGQPGTANIDFVLFRERWMVAENTFRPPWYHKNIMSEMMGNIYGEYDAKPQGFVPGGVSLHNMMLPHGPDREAFEKASNANLGPDKLDNTMSFMFETRFPQQLTQFAGKEAPLQDDYINCWADIEKKFDGTPGKK; this is translated from the coding sequence ATGAAAGACGCAGATATCAGCCGTTTGGTTCAGGCCAACGGCGGACTGACAAACCCCGGCTATATGCCCGGATTTGGCAATGATTTCGAGACCGAAGCCCTGCCCGGTGCCCTGCCCCAAGGCATGAACAGCCCGCAAAAATGCAACTATGGGCTATATGGCGAGCAGCTTTCCGGCACGGCATTCACCGATGTGCGTCCCGAACGCACGTGGTGTTATCGCATCCGCCCGTCGGTCAAACACAGCCACCGCTATGAAAAAATCGACCTGCCGCATTTCCGCTCCGCTCCGGATATCCACCCTGATGTGACCTCTCTGGGTCAGTACCGCTGGGACCCGATCCCGCATACGGATGAGCCGCTCACATGGCTGACGGGGATGCGCACCATGACGACGGCAGGTGACGTGAACACGCAAGTGGGCATGGCCAGCCACGTCTATCTGGTGACCCAATCCATGCAGGACGCCTATTTCTTCTCTGCGGACAGCGAGATGCTTGTGGTGCCACAGGAAGGCCGCCTGCGTTTCGCGACCGAATTGGGGATCATCGACCTTGAACCCAAGGAAATCGCGATCATCCCGCGCGGTCTGGTCTACCGTGTGGAATTGCTGGACGGGCCTGCGCGCGGCTTTGTCTGTGAAAACTACGGCCAGAAATTTGAACTGCCGGGCCGGGGTCCTATTGGTGCGAACTGCATGGCCAACCCGCGTGATTTCAAGGCACCGGTTGCCGCCTTTGAGGACCGCGAAGTGCCCTCGACCGTCACGGTCAAGTGGTGCGGCCAATTCCACGAGACAAAGATCGGGCAAAGCCCGCTCGACGTGGTGGCATGGCACGGCAACTACGCGCCCTACAAATACGACCTGCGCAATTATTGCCCGGTTGGCGCGATCCTGTTTGACCACCCCGACCCGTCGATCTTTACTGTGCTGACCGCGCCGTCAGGCCAGCCGGGCACCGCGAATATCGACTTTGTGCTCTTCCGCGAACGCTGGATGGTGGCCGAAAATACTTTCCGCCCGCCATGGTATCACAAGAATATCATGTCCGAGATGATGGGCAACATCTATGGCGAATACGACGCCAAACCACAGGGTTTTGTCCCCGGCGGTGTGAGCCTGCACAACATGATGCTGCCCCATGGCCCCGACCGCGAGGCGTTCGAGAAAGCGTCCAATGCGAACCTCGGCCCTGACAAGCTGGACAACACAATGTCCTTCATGTTCGAAACCCGCTTCCCACAGCAACTCACCCAATTCGCGGGCAAGGAAGCACCGCTGCAGGACGACTACATCAACTGCTGGGCGGACATCGAAAAGAAATTCGACGGCACACCGGGTAAAAAGTGA
- the maiA gene encoding maleylacetoacetate isomerase: MLTLYSYWRSSTSYRVRVALNLKGLSYRTVPVDLVAGAQRAPDYVTKNPSKAVPTLVLEDGTVLTQSLAILDYLEHTAPDPALLPSDPLQRAKVLAAAQIIASDIHPVNNFKVLSRLKSHHGFTGDTAAAWMRHWISEGLEAYQALLPDAPTYSFANTPQLCDLCLVAQLYNAHRWGVDLTPFARLLDIEKQALKLPAFDAARPENQQDAA, translated from the coding sequence ATGCTGACGCTCTATTCCTATTGGCGGTCGAGCACATCCTACCGCGTGCGGGTGGCGCTGAACCTCAAGGGGCTGTCATATCGGACAGTCCCGGTCGACCTTGTGGCCGGAGCGCAGCGCGCGCCCGACTATGTGACGAAAAACCCCAGCAAAGCTGTGCCGACGCTGGTGCTGGAGGATGGCACAGTTTTAACCCAATCGCTGGCAATCCTCGATTATCTCGAACATACCGCGCCCGACCCCGCCCTTTTGCCAAGCGATCCGTTGCAGCGCGCAAAGGTGCTGGCGGCCGCGCAGATTATCGCGTCAGACATTCACCCGGTGAACAACTTCAAGGTGTTGAGCCGCCTGAAATCCCATCACGGGTTCACCGGTGATACCGCCGCCGCTTGGATGCGCCACTGGATCAGCGAGGGGCTTGAGGCCTATCAGGCGCTGCTGCCGGATGCTCCGACATACAGCTTTGCGAACACACCGCAGCTCTGCGACCTGTGCCTTGTTGCACAGCTTTACAATGCACACCGCTGGGGCGTTGACCTGACGCCCTTTGCCCGCCTGCTCGACATCGAAAAGCAGGCCCTCAAATTGCCGGCCTTTGACGCCGCGCGCCCCGAAAATCAGCAAGACGCAGCCTGA